ctctctatctctctctatatatatatgtatagttATCTATGTATATTATAATTCCTACTGCCTGTTTTGAATAGTATCTTCACCCCCTTCCTAGCCTTTTACCCTGAAAGTTGCAAAGAATTACATCTCTTGCCATCATGCTTTCCTGTGCTGCAGCTAAATGTACTTCTTTGAACTCTCACATGTAAACAAGCTTCCGCCGGAAGCTTTAACtttaaaattcaaatttcaaatttGCGTACACACTTCCCTAGAATTCAAATCCAACCTTTATAATAGCTTATCATTTTTTCAATATTCTAATTTTAGTATTGGATCTTCTTTTCTTTACGAACAGTCTTTGTTTATGTTCATAACACTGCTTTTACATTTGTTACATATATACTACATACACTACTTATGTATTTGTATTTGTTGCAGGTTATCTATTGCTGAGAAAGTTTTCGATGATATGCCTGAAAGAAAAAGTTATTAAGTTTCCACTTTGTAGTTATATTTTTGATTTAGTTATTATTATTGGTTTGTTTTTGAGATATATATGTAGAAGTTTCTTTCCGTATTAATCATTTGCATTTTGCAACTAACCATATATGATGCATTATATTTGTTGCTGTATATATTTTGTTGAGATTGTTTGACgaattgattaaaagaaaggTCGGAAAATGCTACAAATGCAGACTGAGTTAGCTCATGATCAGGGAGAACCATATTCAAAACTCAATATTTTTGAGAAGCATCTACAAGAGAGGCGGTGTTACCTATACCAATTTACAGCAACCTGAGCAGCATGTCTTAAGGGATGAAAAGAGTTCACAGCATTCACGTGATGGAGAGCGCCTTAAACAGGAGGCAGAACTCGAACAATTAGAGAGTGATACCGACAGGTTGAGGACTGAAATTATGAATATCCAAAAGGAACAGGAGAATGCAGATAATTATCTGTTATCTGTTAAAGAGAGGCTGAGAAGGACTGAACAGAAGCAACAGCAGATGTTCATTAGCATGGCCAAAGCATTTCAGAACCCCTTATTTAGCGAGATTCTTATGCAGCAGCTCAGGCCGAAAGAAGCACTGGAGACTGCTGGAACTTCAAAGAAACAAAAGCTGATTGCTCCACAGTGCAACAAAGGTCCAGCGGAGGCATCCTATTATCCTATATATGCAAAAAGATATAAATAGGGtctttgaaaaagatgaagagACTAAAGTAATTATCTGCACCTTTTGCTTTCTGCACCCATGTACTATTCTGGGCATTACCGCATCTAGTAGGTTGCAGGTGCAGCTGCTCTAAATAATTGGATGGACATTAAAGAAGAATCCACAGTAATAATATTTTGAGGCTTCATCTGAGCAAATCACGGTCAGATGCTATGGATTTAGATGGCCTGCAACAGCTTCCTCAAACAATTGCTGAAAACCAGGGCACTTGTTAAGAAAATTATAAGAATAAGTTTATAACAAGATCAATAATATTAATCTAAAGGAACTTATTACTAGACCTTCTCATGTAAAAGTAATGCACATGAATGATTACTGAACATGAAAATATGCAAGATATAAAATGCTGGTCAACATGTCTGCTGCTTAATCCTCTTTGTTGCTTCTAGTTTATGTTTGCACTAGCCAAAAAGATAACTAATAATAAACATGCAGATTtgttttaaagaaacaaagtcgTAGCCAGTGTCTTACTTACCGAAGCATGTTGCAGACGTGCATTCTCTTCTTTTATCACGTGCAGTTCCGCTTCCAGATCACGAGTATAAGGCTAGCCAATTAGAATACATGAAAACAAACTTTAGAAACAGACTTGGTGAGGCCCTCTCAAAGACCACGGTTTTAATCTACCGTATTTACATAGTCATGCCTATTTTTTGTGAATATTTCTTCATAAATAGAaattaaaacaaatttatttATTCTGCAACCACTTAACAATGCATCTTCCATATTAATCCTTTACGATATAATCATTTCACTGTAAATAAACCGTAAATGTTGCCCTAGGATAAAGTTAAGTATtaacaataaattttcaaattatatGGGTTTGAGGCTGGAAATTTCGATAGTTTTAACGGATCGGGATCCATTTAAATAGAAAAAACAACCAAAAATGAACGTGAACGTATCCATTCTAGATTTCTTCTTCATACACTTTACACACACACAATTACACAAAGCTAGATCAACTTGTTGtatttaacaaaaataaataCTATTATAAATCTCGAATTAATTTCGAAAAATACGAAGAATTACCTGGAAACTACACGTGAACAGGAACGAAAATCatggagcactttcttcattgtttctgcaagtaattcagaaattcaaataaaaatgaagaattaaatataaaaaaaaaaattatactcaTAAAAGATTGTACAAGAAGAGGACCTTAAGAATCTCTGCACTCCATGAAATGGTGAGCAGTGAGCCCAACAATTGCTTGCAGGAAACATAAAAACATTTTCAAACTTGAGTTGAAACTGTACGGGGACGGGGACGAGATTCgtggagcactttcttcattgtttctACAAGTAATTCAGAAATTCGAATAAAAATGAAGAATTAAActaaaaaaaaacataaattatACTCATAAAAGATTGTACAAGTGAATTGAGTCTTGAAATTGACACCTTATAATTAATAAAAAGGGGCGAttgagagattgaatatgatgaggCTGCTTCGTGCATCGTGTATTGAGAGATTGAAAGATTGTATAAGTGCATCATGCTTCGATTAAATTGGGTATGTTACAGATATAAACAACTCGATTTGGGTATGTAAATTGGGCCGGACTTTGGCCCGCAGGGTTTGATTTTGTACGGATCAAATTGGGGTGGGTTTTTCGAGAAATGTCGGTCTCCCTCTATATTCTTGGGGTGGTATTATTGGGCTTTTTTTTACCGATTCAGATTGGATCGGATTTTTACTAATTTGAATTGGATCGAGTTTTattagaaattctgaaaactacatAGGTTAACAACTAAATTATTGCATAAATGTATtattttgtataaagtattttataaaaaaacaacTTTATTGAAAACATTTAAGTTGGGGCAAAAATGAACATGTTTATAAATTAATACGTTTTATAAATGTTattcaaatatatatagtgtacttattatatcttctttcatgAATCTTATAAtaaagtataaaaataatattattattcacgaatatataaatatatttgtgtCTTTAACTCCAAAACCATGATTACAACTCGATTTCACCTCCAAAACCATGATTACATGAAATTGATTACAATAAACGGGTGCTAATCCCTAACCCTAAGCCGTATTATATAGGCCGAGCAAGTGCCATTTCCTTATTTTTGAAGCAAAACATGGAAGTGACCCAAGTCCACTGCCATCTCCTTCTTTATGGGCTCGGTAAATCAAGTGACCCACTCCGATTAAACgtgtttaaaatttaaaatttaaaaattaaatattaataagattaaaaataaaaatattacttattattaaaatacattacataattaaaaaataaaatattacaagAACATGACAATTTAAAATATTACATCTGAAACAAATCTATCTATTATATATCTAATACAGCAACAGGGGTTCGCTGAgcaaatttaatcataaatataataattaatgttcatataatatttattttaaccATTAATGTTCATTCATTATTTAATCATAGATACGGTAATTAATGAGCAAATTTAATCATGAATATAATAGTTAATATCCATACAATATTTGTTTTAACCATTAATACTCATTCATTATTTAATCATAAATACATTAATTAATATCCAAACATTATTTGTTTTAATCATTAATACTCattcattattatataattaatacagattcattcatgtaatttttattacctcaattaaaacatcattaatatgtaagtcattaaaaataatttcttcataaaatttacatactctattaaaaaattagtataaaaaatttaaatgataACCATTGCATAAgaattcatataatacataagttaTCACATCATTAACTTATTAATATCGATTAGTTGTtgcatacttaatatatatatatatatatatatatatatatatatttataactaattattatagAGATATATGCATGGATCATATAATACCTAAGTTATGACTTACTAATATAGATTAATAATTGCATACTTAATATATACATATTCatttataactaattattatagAAATACATGCACGCatgtatacatacatacatcCAAACATATGTACGTATGtacgtatatatgtatatatataataatttagttAGAGATGTTATATTTTCAGAGCAGGTTCTTAATTATCAGAGCAAgacaataaaaaatattatattacccTCAGTTTATTTTTCTATTTGGCATGGCGTAGTATTGTCTTATCCTTTTTATTTGCTCCGAAAATTAAAAACCCTCATCTTCAAATGAAATTTCCCTTAAATTTCCCTTTTAGTTAATGATTCAAATTTTTTTGTCTACAAAAATTGTCCTTATTTTTAACGTAAGTTAAATTCTAAAAACGAGAATACATAcattattaattatcaaattaataatataaataagtgaattttaaatataaagtaaaattaaatattaatattaatagtaataattttaaatttcattaaaaagaaaaaatatttcattttaatagcaggtttataaaacatatatattaaaaattctaataataataattattattatttatattatattaataataattataataataataataataataataataataataataataatattataacaaaataaataatattaatacatgagaaacttgagtacaaaatcatgttatttataaaaagtggtagtacatttaaattataataaattttatttgtaCAAAATATTATTGTTCGTCATTAATTTTAATGATATTATCAGAGCCTACCAGTGACCTTTAATAACACAGTTGACTGACATATACCATATTTATCACATTAACACTAATATTTAGATCTATTATAAACATTTGCGAATTAAATATTACAAACAAATGAACTAGATAAACttatatattaaatatgattatGTGGATCAGAATCATTGATACctctaactgaatatatatttatatctaaCCATGTCATACTTTAAGtattatatttttgtatttacacaaaaataaataaattatgggctttcatatatatatatatatatatatatatatatatatatatatgtatatataatatatacacacacatatatatatatatgtatatgtatgtgtgAATTTATGTAAAAAAAACCTTTAACTTATGGTcttcataattcataaaatataTGATAATGTTGGTTTATATTGGTATTTTACTCCGTCATTATGGCATGAACGGAtaatattaactaaaataaataatcttGGTAAAGTTTACATATTAAAATACAACCCGAAAGCGCCTAGTATGCCGTGAGATGTggatttattaatattttttgaGAGAGGGGAAAGAGTTACTGAGGTCGGAAATTAAAATTGAAgaatactaaaattcaaataacaattataaaataaaatcttATGTAAACAAACAACTATATTATGTAAAATtactaaaatttctaaaaaatttCCATGGATCGTCCTTAACAGTAAAAAACAAGAAATGTCACTACAAGTCTCTACGTTAATTGTAGATAAACACTATTGCACCAATGTCATCAAAATAAAAATCTACTCATATACAAAAATAAATCCATCATCATTAGGAGGGGGGACAACATGAAatattatcaacaagaaaaacTAAAATAATATCGATTCGCCCAATATAGAGCATGtccgtgcattgcacgggctaCAGAGCTAGTTAATCATTATTATGGAACATTGTGATATGCTCAACCAGATCGAATTGTAGTTGACGATGTTTCTGCCTGTTACAAAGTTGGATAGTCCTTCCGATATACATTTCATTAGAGGCTAAAGATTCTTCGCCTAAGTTTGGAGGCGGTAAGCCATATGTTGCATCATCGTAAGATGGTAAAGCGCCAAAGGGAGTGACGTATGTGTCTCTCTCATCCTCAACGATCATATTATGTAGTATAATACACGCTCTCATTATTTTAGCGAGATCTTCTTTATCCCAAAATTGTGTTGGATCATGTACAATTGCAAATTGAGATTGCAACACGCCAAATGTCATTTCTACGTTTTTTCGATGACCTTCTTGATATTTGGAGAACAATTTTCTCTTTTCACCTTGTGGGCGTGGAATTGTTTCACGAACGTAGCCCATTCAGGATAGATTCCATCTGTTAGATAGTACCCCATGTTATAGTTGTTACCATTAATATTGTAATTTACCTTAGGAGCACGACCTTCTTGTACATCATCAAATATCGGTTATCGGTCTAACACATTCATGTCGTTATTAGAACCAGCAACTCCAAAAAATGCATGTCATATCCATAGGTCCGATGAGGCAACAACATTAAGCAATATTGTTGGAACTCCTTTATGACCCCTCATGAACATCCCTTTCCATGCTTTAGGGCAATTTTTCCACTGCAAATGCATGTAGTCAATACTCCCCATCATTCCGGGAAAACCGCGAGCCTTTCCCATTTTTATGAGACGTTGTACATCATTTGAGTTTGGCTTTCGCAAATATTCACtctcaaaaattaaaataatattggTAACAAATTTTTTCAAGCATTCAATTGCAGTGGACGTACCAATGCACACATAATCATCAACCGCATCCGTTCCAATTCCATATGCCAACATGCGTATGGCCGCCGTGAATTTTGTAAAGGTGATAGGCCCTTTCTTTCCAATGCATCAACCTTCTGCTGAAAATATGGATCAAAATTTGAAAGAGCATCCACAATTCGAAGGAACACGTGTCTTCCCATTCGAAACCGTCGTCGGAATGTATCTAGAGGGTATACTGGATTTTGAGCAAAATAATCTCTCTCCAATCGTTCATGACCCGCTTCGCGGTCTTTGCATATCACTCGTTTAGTCGTGGTTGACGAGCCTTCTTCAATAAATTCTTTAGACATATCAGAGTTCTCATCCGTAGTATATATTTTGATTGCACTGTGAATGAAAAAAATGAGTTGCAGACTATCACAAAGAACAGacatgttttataggagataaaaataataaaagaaaacggCTAGTTCGAACTAAAAATAAACAAGAACTAAATTACAACGAGTAGTTCCAAATAGAAACAAACAAAAACTAGCTTCCAAGAACTTATTCCAAACAGAATCAAACGAACAACTAGTTTCCAACAACTAATTCCAAATAAAAATAAACAAGCAACTAGATTCCAATGGCTAGTTCCACCTGCGTCTTGATTTGACTTCCTCAATAATTTTGGCATAAATCTCTCGTTGAGCCTCTTTCATTATACTAGTATCAAGCGTAAGAAGTTGCATATCTGATTCATTCTCTATCCTAGCCTCCTCTTTTTCTTAAGTTCATTGAACTCTGCCATTAGATCTAATCTCCTGCATAAACTAGCTTTTATTTCTTCATAATCTTTTTTTTAAGATCATTAAACTCTGCCTTTTTTTCCCGTCCCTCTTAGCTGCTTTTGTACCTTTAGGACGAACCGGTGATTCAACAACATTCTCATCTGTTGGTGTTTCATTCATCAATGATGAGTAGTTCCCAAAATCACTAAATTTAGTTCTCTTTGCACTTCCATTATTTGTCTCTTTAGGCTGTCTCCATTTAGGATATCTCTTTAGATCATTCCAATGCTTGTCAAAATTAAACTTCTTATTGTATTTAGTTTTATGGAAACCATGAGCTGCCGCAATTATGTTGTCCAAATTTGTACCACTCCCCATTTTTGAGACAGCTTCCTCATAACATGTTCTATATTGCTAAGCCCCTTCATTTATTCGTTGCCACCTTTTTTGATAGATATTACCCCTCTTTTGATAATACCGTGATTACTTTATTCACAATAGTTACAAATTTGATCCCAAAATTCACCTTTTTTATTCGCCCCGATCAAGGGATCAATCGACACATTCAACCATGCGCTAATTAAGAGTTTATCTTCAGGAGGTCATTTCACTTGTTAGGGGAATGGCAAGGGTTTGGAAGGTGGTATTGGGTTAACGATATATGAAACTAATATCATATGACGTATGTTTAGTTGATTGCTATAATTGATATTGATAGTATATTAATATCATGTTTGTTTGATTGTTGTAATTTATATGagtaattttaaatatttttaaggttataattttaaataatttaaataataaaaaatttaatattttttttatattttttaattgctaacttaattttgtattataaAATTACACGtagtatataaattattattattattattttaaatttcttaTTGTGTGCTATTTTTCGGCcgtaaatattatttaatattattttttcaatagtcatttttaaattaatatttataaactTAGGGGTGTATccttatttaataaattttttaggTTCAATAATTCACTTTGGATAttagaaatatttaaaaactagTTGCCCTCCTATCTCTCTCTTTCGCAAAACCTTAATTCTTATTTTTTCGATTGGTTAATGATAAACACTGTTTTgataatttttcctaatttttatttacttcaaATAAATCTATCTCTTCATTAAGAGTTTTAGTTCTATGTATAGGTTTTCTTAACTATATATTGTGTTTTGTTCTCTCTCATTGTGAGAGTTTAGTTTGTTTGTTTTGTTCTCTGGAATCGTAGATCTACAAAATTTCGTATATTGGTTCATTGATAGGGGTCCTATCAGATTACGACTATTATTAATTGTTCGAATGCGTTTCGACACGTCAAATTTCTGTGTTCTCACAATTTCAACAGATTGTTGGATTGTCTTTATAAAATGATGTATATGTCAACAATGCGAGCGAGAAATATACAACAGTGAAAGATCCGATCAACGATCGTAGTTTTGTTCAAAAAGACTATGATTTGATTTATCTTGATACGTATTTATtcagttttaattattattataattttttttggattttaattaataaactaattgaatatccaattttttttaataaatgacAGCTAATTTAACAATCttgaacaatttttttttaacgTAGGTAACCGGCGGCCGCTACCCATCGGGTGCGCACTAGATAAACCTTACGGGCTCCTaaagttcaacaacttccatttagatttttgaaatattaaaataataaattaataattggTACACTGATATAGAATTCAGGATTTTAGAAATCAAACTCCAATTAAAATTCTAATATCTAATTTAGCAGTTTTGAATTTTGTAGGGTTCAAAATGCCccgttaaaattttaaaaatattaaaacttaGTAAAATGCACAACAATCCAATTAGAAAAAATTGGGGAAAGCGTTACTTAAAGCGATCTAACTTAAGTAACGTTTAGcataacaaaaaaaaattaaaaacctCAAACACAAGTTCATCTAGCGTCATGgacaaaaaaaggaaaaaaatagtATTAATAACAACCAACACGCTAAGCAATTTAGTGTTTTAGCTAAACGTTACCATTTTATGCGTTTCTACATACTATTTGGACTGTTTTTACATGTCGTGCCATTTTAAACAATATTCTACCCATGTACCATATAGGGCTAAAAACCGGTATACTTGGTGTTATTAATTATCTTTACATTATCAGAAGCAATTTGTACTTTACCCGAATGTGAAAGAAAACATTATACTTGAACAAGGTACATAATCTGACTGCAGGTTGGGTTTTTAAATCTTGTTAACTTTCTTGACTTTTAATTGTCAACATTGTAAAATTGACATTTGCTCCATGATTGTTGATTAGTGAGTTGAAGGCTTTTACTTGGACAGTAAAAATGTTTCACAAAAAACGTACTCGCCCTGTCTCTAAAAACGTGTCCTATTTAtgttggacacgtttgccaatacacacttttgattgttaatatctttaattttgtattactattaaatataaaaacttcattgtattaaaatactcataaatacgaattcatcaagatgactatatttgatcttatagattagacataaattaatagtcaatcgcTTACCATGAATAATGTCAAAATTCAAAATAAGAAAGTTATTGTACATGACTTTTTTTTGAAATAAAGAATTTGTACGTGGTTACTTTTGTTTGGAAACcgtattttttataaaaaaaattcaaagtAAAATCGTAAAAGACTTTGAAAAGTAGCATTTATTTCAAACAAATAAACATTACTAActtattttgaaaaataaaacATTAAAATCTATAATGTTAACCGTCGTCGTGTAAAATGTCGTTCAGGTAAGAATAAATTCTACGAACTTCAGCAGAATTGGAATTTGACTTAGGTTCAGAAGTAATATCGTTTAGGTCAAAATCTCTACGAATCCGCTGAATAACATTTAGTTCAATCTCTAGGAATTCTGGCAGAATTAGAATCTGATGAATGCTTTGGAATAACACATCAACGGTCCCAAAAGTTCCCCGCCTAGCATGTCGACATCATCATCAATATTCACGTCTTTAACTACCTTTCCTTCTATTGCACTTCTAAGCTTTCCATGACATCGTCGAAACATTCCCCACAAAAAATTGTGCTTATACCCCTCTGTAGTAAAAAAGAAAAGATCATTATAATCAAGCACATGCTATAATCAGGTGGTGTATATATGATCCAATACTTCATCAAATGAGTTTTCACTTTATCTTCCCTCATCACAGATACCAACTAAAACTAATATGACAATACAAGTAGTACTATAAACCAAGCAAAGTGAAAGACGACCTGGCTCCCTTTTATTACGTTTAACATACTTGTGTTCATTTAATATGCATATACATATGCAGTTTGGACATATCACATGGATAAGCACTTTTTTCCTTAAAGACAGACATTAATCCCTATTTAATTTATGGCGCTGTTAGTTTAATTTCATATCAAACAAATATCCCAAGTCCATATTCAACAAGAAAATGTACTCTGAAAATACTGTACGGCCATTATCAGGGGATAGAGTAGCGTCTATATCTGCTATAGGAAGTTAAGAGAAAAGTACACAAACCAATCACAGAAGCACATTTATTTAGTGAACATCATTGTCAAAAAGGAAACAATTACGAATTCAAAGCAGCAGTCAGAAAAAAGAAGTTAAGGCTTATGAGAATATGTGGTCACATGGAATAACATAAGTTTTGCTACAGAAACTTATGAGACCAGTTTTATACCCAATGGGAACGTTAACCTTTACAATGGAAGAAAGTGAGAGCTAGGCCCAGTACACTGGAAAACTGCAATCTTACTATCTGTTGTTCAGATAAAATTAAATGAACTTTAGTCATGGTATCTGGACTAGGAAAATGAAGGAGCCTGTACACATTTAATATTTCTTTAGTCATAACTATGGAAGACAAAGAAAGAAAGCTGTCAACAAATTCATATTAATATATGTGGATTGATAATAATCACCAACATTCATGTACCCAAGAAACTCTTTGCCTACAATTTTTACTGTCCTGCCATTTCTATACCTACAAATATGATCTTAGAT
This sequence is a window from Apium graveolens cultivar Ventura chromosome 9, ASM990537v1, whole genome shotgun sequence. Protein-coding genes within it:
- the LOC141686210 gene encoding uncharacterized protein LOC141686210, which encodes MLAYGIGTDAVDDYVCIGTSTAIECLKKFVTNIILIFESEYLRKPNSNDVQRLIKMGKARGFPGMMGSIDYMHLQWKNCPKAWKGMFMRGHKGVPTILLNVVASSDLWI
- the LOC141686209 gene encoding uncharacterized protein LOC141686209 gives rise to the protein MGYVRETIPRPQGEKRKLFSKYQEGHRKNVEMTFGVLQSQFAIVHDPTQFWDKEDLAKIMRACIILHNMIVEDERDTYVTPFGALPSYDDATYGLPPPNLGEESLASNEMYIGRTIQLCNRQKHRQLQFDLVEHITMFHNND